In Pygocentrus nattereri isolate fPygNat1 chromosome 19, fPygNat1.pri, whole genome shotgun sequence, the sequence gatagaaaaatgaacaaattggAATACTAAACCACATCTAGCCTGAAATATCTAGGGTTATACAACGACATCAGAGTCAAATATTGAATGAAAATCATTGTGCTCACAGtttttgatgatatttttttaaatgtagcactgttggttctttttttctttgttccaaCTGATGATATGTCAAAAAAAATGGATATTGTGACATGTATTGTTGAAATTctataacaatattttattcCTTCTATATATAGTGTAGCTTACAAAATACCTTTAATGTCAATCAATATTCATCAGGATTTCTGATAATCAGATATCAACTGTGAAGAACGCCTTTGGGTCAGCAGAATTTGTCCGCAAAAGCTGGTCAGTCATGTCAGTCATGTTGGGGACTGCAGGGCAAGTAAATATCATATACAGAgcttcataaacataaacttcACGAACAGAGCAATAAATGCAAGACTGCATATGACAGCACATAAAATATTTGTGGCATCTGTAAATAATGTAatccaggggtgcccaatcctggacCTGGGCATCTACCATCCAGAAGAGCTCAGATCCCACACATCTTGTTCTAGTTTTCAGATACTCAATGAAGGTCTTTATTACCTGGGTCAGGAGTGTTAGACTGGTTTTGTAGCTAAACTCTGGAGGATGGCAGATCTTTAGGACCAGGATTGATGTAATCAAAACTAAACTGTTAGTTCTACACAAATGCTTGTGAGGTTTGTTCACAAAGAAATTGATAACTACAAGTACTGATCTTATAAAAACtcacatttagattttttttatttttttgccaaacagTGGGAAAAGAAACTATAAAAATCCAATTAAATTGCTTTCAGTCCTTTATCACCTCAGAAAATATATCTGGTTCATAGTGGTGAGTTATGCACCTTTGCGTGGGTTGCAGGAGCGGCAGTTTTCCAATTTCCAGCAGATATTTTGAACTTAATTTGAAAGACCAAAAACAGTAATACATATCAAGAAGCAACACAGTATATGGCATCTCAGCCTAAATACAAAACCAAGCGGTCAAAATGTCTATGATTAAATATTTTACGTTTAATTTCAAGTTTAAGAATGCTTCACATTCTTGTTATTAAAGGGAAACTCAACAATTCATAATTTTTAAACTCATAATTACATGTATACAATGTAgaaaaagtaattcagagtagtttggagCAAAATGCTTTATTCTAGAGTAGCTGAGTCAgtactgttcacagtggtgatgacaggaaccaaacgtctgaagagtttatgGTTATGAATACTCAGCCTGATGTCAGAGACACTGATTTACAATAGTGTTGTgttaaagttttggcctaaaacatattttaatccatttattttaacatgCGCTTAATGAAGACATTCATGAAGGGTGTTCTGAGGTAAAATCgtctccaaagaaaactcttttttccgatttactgttattttatctTCATCAACGTTGCATATACAAACCTTACGAGACTCGTGCAACGCTGagtttggtggttttggatattgAACAAAaaggttatatttgtgttatagaaATCGGGAATCCTGCctcatcaccaccattgtaaatgAATCAGTCAGTAAgtaatgaatcatttcacaccaaaccactctgattcaCACTGCTTACATTTCAGCCTGAACTGTGCAGACACTGAGACACCCTACACGTTAAATGAGCTGGCTATCATTAAGTAACAATACTAAAGATTGCTAAATTTCTACTGCCAAGTGTTATAATATCAGTTTACCTCTTTACACAAATTACCTGAACTCTACTGACTCTACTTTCGTGTCCTAAAAGGACATCACTCACAGAAACGGGTCCCGTCgaaatgctaatgttgctaacagatAACGAAAGTGCTATGTGAGTTCCAATACCCGAACTCCCATTAGTCGGTCGCACAAAGAGTCGATTCTCCGACTCCAGGCATGTTGAAATAGAGAGTCGACTCCCAAGCTTTGAACTCGATTCCCCACAGTGAAGTTCAGTTACTGTGAAATGTGAAGTATTTGTCTATACCACCTGTCTGAACACACGGCATTCTTCCATAGCATGCAGAGTTGATTTTTGGATTAGAGAAGCAAAACAATTTTGTGTGACTCTTGTAACTGACATCGATTTTCATCGGTTGGAATCATAACCAAGAGTCGACTCTAAAATGTCTGGAATCGAAcagctccaaaaaaaaaaagacctttgTGTAACCTCTGATCACGTGACCTTGACATACCCTCATTGGTGCCCTGTGATCTTCGAGGCGCAAGTTTGGAAACTGTCATTAGCTGCTTTActgatttcatttgttttgcacattttggAGAAGTGAATTTATGGTGATGTCGGTGGAATTGCTGGAAGCAACGGTACTCTTCGACATACGTGTTTTTGGTGGGGGGTGATATTTCTGGATGAATGTACAGTCCGCATTGTGCTTTGGCAAACGACGTTATTTCGGTCTTAGCTAGGTTAGTTATTCTGACCCacctgttagcctgttagctcgACTTTATTGCCAGAAGAGAGAGTTTTTCATACCTGCTAGGACCTTTAATATCAAAAACGCATTTTAAGTGCATCTTCATAGGTAAGGATAAAAGTAATAAacttacactctttaaaaagatggttcttcaagcgttTTTAGTAACgggaatggttctatctagGACCATGATTTCTATTCAGAAtcatttaatgcttaaatggttctttgcgtggggAAATGgttgactgatggagaatgtgttgcatatggttctaaatagaagctATTTGGAAATGCACcgtattttttttctgttgttactaGTCTGGCAtcataacattaaaagaacCCCTTTGTGGTGCTGtataaaagcattttaataCAGTGCATATGTAGACAAAGTTGCTACTTaggaaacataaaaaaaaaaaagaagaagctaTGACTGTTTTTCTGATCAGGAGGTATGTGAGGGACTTTACTAAGGTCTACATGAGAAAGTATTGTAAACGGCTTCCATTTTAACCTAGAAAATAGGTACTTTCCTGCTGATGGTTTTTGTGGTTAAGTTGTTCACCTAACTGAGAGGACTGAGAGTTTTGTGAATAACCCTCCTCATACCTCTGCAGCATATGGTGGAGAGATTGCGGGTGGCCGAGCttcgctctctcctctcttctatgGGCAAGAACAACAAAGGGCTGAAGAAAGAGTTGCTCCAGAGAGCCACAGAGCTCCTCCAGAAAGAGTGTGGGCCTGAGCTTCTCTCTGCTATCCGCAAGCTCTATGAACACCGTCAATCTGCTATTATCAACACGAGGCGTTCCCAGGCCTTCGCTGTCACACCCACCTCTGAGGTCATTGCCATGCCTACCGCTGATTACCTCAGCGAACCAAATGCTGTGATGGACAACCTTGTTCCTGAAGTGCAGATGATCAAGCTCCCATTCTATCATACACTCGAGACcattgtagctccagtgccaTTAGGTAAGGCTGTTAAATGACGCTGACAACAcagattttttcaaaatttcagcatagcttaaatggttaagatgtaaacacagtcattcagagtggtttgaagtgaagtGGCATTCTGGGCAAATTCATTAtgtcagaattcttcacagtaggagtgatgggaaccagacatctaaaggaTAATGCCGTTATTACAAAGTTACACCACAGGGCGATATTACATATGATGAAAAGTGTGTTGTAGggcattgttttataatagatTTGAGAAATAATTTTATCTTAAAGTGTATTTATTAAAATGGATGAATGGCAGAGAGGTACTTGCAAGGCATTAAAAGGGAAAATAGGCtccaataaaatcaaataaaaaaaataaaatagcctCCACAATTTGATCgctatcaacattacatgtcaGTAcactgaatagtaaataaagtggatATTTTTGTGTTGTCGACATTCAACCTCGGtttcctgtcatcaccactgtaaaggaaccACTCAGTTACTCTGTTTTCTCCATGATTGTATTTTGctgaaaatgtggaaaattgCTGGAATTCCATTTAAACTACAAACAATTGGGTGGGCTCTATGTAGGACCCTAGCTGTGTTTGAAACTATATTTCCAATATTTGTGGAGTTGCTGTATGTATCAGACATACAgttgtttgctgtttatttactgaatttaaaatacTACAGTGGAAAAATATAAGTTATGGCACAcgtcatattttattttatttttttcaacagGTTAAACCCAGCAGATAAATAGACATTGTGCATAGAAATTAGTAGAGAAATGTCACACTTCAttttgtttgctgtagaaaatcaacaaatcatgtaATTTAACAGGAGTATAAAATTTTTATGCAGTGCCTCATTAGTGTTCCATAACAAATACGGAAGTGCTAAAATCTTCTTGTTTTACCTTTTAGCCCATGAATAATACCTTAAAATAATCTGCTAGATGACagcagtgtgtttatttattacttatttatattattatttttgttcagtATCTTTATTAATAATTTCTGTCTTTACTTTTGTGTCATTGgttacatgttttatatatatatatatatatatatatatatatatatatatatatatatatatatatatatatatatatatatatatataaaaactgtgGGTGTGTTTGGTGTTAACACTGCATGTTTTTTCTAGTGTTCTACTTATACACATTGTAAGTATTTGCAAAACAGTTTTATAAGCATTTATGTAGTCAGTATGTTTTATGAAAAGTTCAGTAACTGGTTATGGCAGCAAACTGAAATGtcatggggaaaaaaagcttATGAGATTTCCGTATTAGACATTGTGGGTTGTATCTCAGTGGCATTACTCAGAGGTGCTTTCCTCATTCCTCTCTTGTTCTCTATCACAGTGCCCAGTTGTGGTCTTAAACTGCAGACCAGCTACATTACATTTTGCCTGACTTCAAGCCAATGGGCTCAGATCAAGAACTCTCAGTAAGTCAACCTTTCCCTCAGACCAGGACACTTTCTACTTTTGATGTGTAATATATGCTGTGACCTGTGAGCAGAAGCTCTACTTTTGAGAAAGGTGAGTATGACAGGGTGGATGAGGTTGTCTGCCGCATCCTACAGTATGGCAAGAAACTGTTGCACATGTTTTAGTGTTCAGATACAAATgtgttttagctgttttatttgaaggtGTTAGTTGTTGAAGCTAATATTAAGTGTCCTAATCCCCAATCTCCTAATAATTCCCGTTGCCTCTTCACTCTACAGAGAGCTCAATTCTGGCCACAAGTCTGTTCAAGTGGTGCTCAGGTGAGGCTCCTCAGTAGAGCTAGATTGTGCCTGCCAGGGCTAGGGGTAGTGACATCTGTATTGTCTTATAAAGTCATCTCTAGTTAGGAATTTTTTGTCTAATTAAATAAAACGTTTTTGGCTCGTTGTGAACATTTAGTATCTGTAATTCTTGAATGTTTTTGTGAGTGGTtagatgtatttatttattgcttttttttggggggggggggctgtccATGTCCATATTGATCTTCGTCAGTGTGTACAATTTCACATGTTCATGTTGTGTCCATTTCAGAATTTGCTACACAGAAAGTATTGGAGTTGAAGATGATCAGTACCCACCAAAAATTGATGTGTTTGTCAACGGCCTCTACTGTTTAATACAGGTGTCTCTTGTGTGCAGAAgtattttctctctgtttaatgtttttctttaatgCCCCTTTTGAGATTTAGTTGTAATTCAGACCTAAGTCTGTATAGAAATATCTAACtgatatatataatttatacatgtatgtgtgtgtgtatgttgtttcAGGTTCGCTATTCATCCTTAAAAGATGGGCTGGAACCTTCTCGTCCCTGCTGTCCTATTAATCTCACACCGCTATTGAGAAAGAATTCTGAGAACAGTGTTTCTGTAACTTGGGGTAACTATGGCAAGGTACACCTGTTCCTCTAATAACATTGGGTCAGTTACAGAGCATGGATTTCccctgtcatatcaaaaccttgtagctccactaCTTGAATCAGAAGCTGGTCTTTGCATTAAGTGAACATTTTGTGAGGAGTAGGGCAGTAGAAAAGGTCCAAAATTTCTAGGACTAAAATCTCTGCATTAGCATATACTAACACTAAAAATTAAgaaggttttcttatgacagcagTGAACTATTTATGTTGCATGGCTTACTAAGTAAACGTTGTGATTGTTTCTGTTATAGCCGAACAGCATGTCTTAGAAATCTAACATAaggcttgtttgtgtgtgtgtgtgtgtgtgtgtgtgtgtgtgtttgtttgtttgtttttttaaatatacttaTTTCTGTTGTTCTTTTGCAACAAGTACATTGACGTTTTTGCTAACACTGTCTTATTAATGTAATACAAGCTTACAGCTTTGGAGATATAAGTTTTTCTTATGACAGCCACAGTGTCACAACTAGACAATACTAGGGGTGGGGAATAAAttttcacaacacacaatatgcatcatgatatttagtttttcactgTATAAATACATCTGCTGATGCATATGGACACATCATAAGTGATGTTCCTGGAATCATTGGGTGTTTTGGGTCTTTCAACATCATACACCCTCATCCAGGTGACCCAGCTGGGATTGATCCAGATCCCAGCTTGTGTCCATatggctagctagctaccatGACTCCATGGTTTCCCTCTCTTGAGCCACAGCCATCTTGAGGCCCTCTCTGCTGCTTCGGTAGTATTGCGGATGGCTCTCCTCTTTCGCTCTCCTACTATGCCTAAATTGCTAAAGGCTCTGGCCAAGGAACAGGCCACGAAACCTCTGCATCCAACCTCTACTGGGATGCACCTTGCTCTCCAGTCCCACATACTCACTGACCAGTCCCGCTTGCTTGGAGAGCTTGCTCTCAAACGCTTCTTCCAAGCGGTCTTTCCATGGGACTGTCAGCTCCAGCAGCACGGCTTTCTTGGTCAACTCCGACATGAGCACAATATCTGGTTGGAGGGTGGTGACAGCAATGTGGCTGGGGAACTTCAGCTGCCATTTGACGTCCACCAACAGCTGCCAGTCTTTAGCAGTGATGCCTGCCGGTGATCTTTTGACCGGGGCTGCCTGCTCCCCAGGTCTGACGAAGGCGATGGTTTTCTCGGAGGGATGATTCTGCTTTGCCCGCACAAGTCCAGTGCTGATGGCTTCAGCGATGGTCTTAAGTACTTGGTCATGCCTCCACTGGTATCGTCCATCTCCAAGTGCCGTAGTGCAGCAGCTGAGGATGTGCTCTAGGGTACCTCTCTTGGAACACAATGGACATGCTGGTGTTTCTGGTATGCCCCATGTCTGCAGGTTAGATGGGCTTGGAAGCACATCATACACTGCCTGGATGAGGAACTTAATGAAGTGAGGCTCGGCTTTCCACATCTCAGTCCATGTCACTTTCCTCTCAACCGCGTTCTCCCATCTTGTCCAAGTCCCCTGTTGCCTCATTCCCACTGCCTTGCATGATCTTGTCTCCTCCACAGCTGCTCTCACCTCCTCTTGAACAAGGCACTGCCTCTCCTTCCCTGTGGTATTCCTTTGGGGAGTTGGAAAGGATCCTAACCCGGCTCGGCCTCTTGTGACCACTTCCACCAGACTTCTGTGACGCAGCCTTGCCTCAGGCTCTTGGACAGCCTCTTCTGCTCTCCACTTCCTGCCCGTCCTCACTTGGATTCCAGCTTTGACCACCTTCGGAGTCCCTGTACTGCACCATTTTTTTTAGCTCTTGTAACCTTGAATTCCTCTTTCAAGGGTTTGAAGGGCAGCTGCAGTTTGTTGTTGCATCCATTGAGTGCGATGCTGTTCAGACTCTTTGGTAACCCAAGTCATCTCTGAAGGTGGTTGCTGACTTACCTCTCTAAGGTCTCAACTGTAGAGATTGGGACGGCGTAGACGAGGAGGGGCCTTTGTTCCTTCTGACCTCCCGAATTAGCTGTGTCACCACACTGGTATGCTCCACACAGCCTGGCATTCCTAAATGCCGCCCTTCTGGACTGATGTGTCAGTGTAGGTGTTCTTTGTCAGGTAGGCACACAGCCTCTTGGAAATGGCACTGAAGAAGATCTTTGCCTCAACGTACAGTAGGGAGAGTGCGGAACTGGTCTAGCTGGGTGGAGTTTTCCTCCTTTGGGATCCACACCCCTTCAGCCGCTCGCCATTGTTCTGGGATCTTCCCATTTCTCCAGAAGACTCTGGAGAGTCTTTTTCCACAGATGCAGTAGGAGTTTTGGACAGTTCTTGTACATTTTATATGAAGTGCCATTTGGTCCTGGAGCAGATCTTGTCCTTGCTTTATGGACAACCTCTCTGACTTCCTTGAATTTCATCCTGTGAGGAGGCAAGTTTTCCACTGCACTTCTGCCCCAGTAGGTCTTTAGTGAACTTGAAGGGGTTGGCGATGAAGGCCTTTCAGttcaacattgaatgcccgtgaccttcgatccctcaggcggcacttcgttaaaaaccgacatcattctgtaacggatattaccacatgggctcaggaacacttcagaaaaccattgtcagtgaacacagtttgccactccatctacaagtgctagttaaaactctgccatgtaaagcgaaagccatatatcaacaacacccagaaacgccgccggcttctctggacccaagctcatctgagatggactgacgcaaagtggaaaagtgtcctgtggtctgacaagtccacgtttcaaattgtttttggaaatcatggacgttgtgtcctctgggccaacaaggaaaaggactgtctggattgttatcagtgcaaagttcaaatgccagcatctctgatggtatgggggtgtgttagtgcccatggcatgggtaacttgcacatctgtgaaggcaccattaatgctgaaaggttcatacaggttttggagcaacatatgctgccatccaagcaatgtctttttcagggatgtcccagattatttcagcaagacaatgccaagccacattctgcacgtgttacaacagcatggcttcgtagtaaaagagtgcgggtactagactgtcctgcctgcagtctagacctgtttcccattgaaaatatgtggcgTATTATGAAACGCAAAATAcgacggagaccccggactgttgagcaactgaagttgtacatcaagcaagaatgggaaagaattccacctacaaagcttcagcaatttgtgtcctcagttcccaaacgcttattgagtgttgttaaaaggaaaggtgatgtaacacagtggtaaacatgcccctgtcccaacttctttggaatatgttgcaggcatcaaattcaaaatgaatgaatatttgcaaaataacaataaagtttatccatttgaacattaaatatcttgtctttgtagtgtattcagttgaatataggttgaaaaggatttgcaaatcatagtattctgtttttatttaactttaacacaacgtcccaacttcattggaattggagttgtataCTGATAACATTGAACACTTCTAGTTCTCACTGGACATTATTCTGAATTATAATTCTTTAGAGAAATGGCTTTTACCtttctgtttgtatgtgtgtgcagcGCTACTCTGCAGCTGTATATTTGGTGAGGGTTTTCTCCTCAACAGAGTTACTGGAGCAGCTCCAGAACAGAGCAGTGGCAAGTAAGGAACAGTGCAGACTGAAGAgtgagtgctttttttttttattgaaaacttTCTTGTATTTATGCAACCACACCCCACTTTTTGGCAAGGCCTAAATACATcatctttgaaatatttttgtgtAAATAATCTCTTGTTTTCTAGTTTGCGAGAAGTTGTGCTCTGATCCAGAGAATGAGATCGCCACCACAGGGCTGCAGGTGTCCCTCATCTGTCCGGTATCTGATCCAGAACTCATTCTTTTATCGTGTCACCTTATGAATATGGTTTGAAagcttgtattattttattaggaGTATTTCATTGCTGTACTttctggaaaaaggaaaaattgtACTACTAACTTGTTCATATGACTACAGTGCTGTGTCACACTAAATGACTACATACAAATTTTTATTATGGAGGTGGGCTTCTGATCATTGTCTTGATTATTGTAGCATAACCCAACTTTGCTTCAACTTCAGACCGCAGACTGAGGACTGGACATTCTGCAGGATTTTGTGGTAGAAGGCAGAATTCCTGGTTCCTTTAATTAGGTTGACCAGGCAATAAAGCAGCAAAGCATCACAATACCataacactaccaccaccatgtttgactgttggcataatgttcttattgtggaatgttGTGTTAGTTTTACACCAGATATAACCgcttccaaaaagttccactCAATcctcaaaacattttcaaaagtttGCGGGGACTTGGAGATGTTCTGTGGCAAATGTGTTACAAGTTTATGTTCATCTTAGCAGTGTTTTTTACTCTGTAGCTTTTCCATGATTTCCATATTTGCTTAATTGGTTGATTTAATTAATTGGGgatgcaaaatgaaaaaaatggagtAAGAAAAGGTTTTCTTACTAAGTATTAAGGTTTCCACTCAACTAAACTGAAGCAATAGTATAGTTTTCCTACCAATGTTATGAGATTGACAGAGCCATGAGAAAACCTTTAAGATTTTGAGAttttatatgtttgtgtttgtgtttatctgtctatccattTGTCTTGTCTTTCTCAAAAGCTGGCAAAAACTCGCATGTCTGTCCCCTGTCGAGCGCAGCCGTGTGCCCACCTGCAGTGCTTTGACGCTGAATTCTACCTGCAGATGAACGAAAGAAAGCCTAGCTGGACCTGTCCTGTCTGCCATAAGCCTGCAGCCTTTGAAACACTCCAGATCGATAGGTAACATCCTTTCCACAGACACCTTCTTTTCTGTGATGATACACTATAAAGGCATTTGTTGTCATAGTGACAGTTTcatttaaagggtccatatcctacatttttcttgcacttTATTTTGTCCCCTTAAGTCCATTTATGACTTTTGTGTAGGCTATTTTGTTACTATgcatttaagactgatgtatatAAAcaagttctgattggctgctgtgcttcattcaaaagcCAGTCCATACAAAACACTtcactgaatgggtggagctaaactgctgtatgctgaataagtgtatatatgtaaaaattCATTGGTTTTTGTTCACAGgagcaatgaattcaaaacatgcTGGTTTTAAACAGTCTGTTCAGTCTATATACAGCTCAGCTCTTCTCTGCTCATATTTGTCTTTTAgtaattcatgtttttctttagttttgttttgtcaCTTTCATTGTTGTCAGACTCACCGTTCATCCATTAAAGGGAGAAAATCTTCCCCTTGCTATTGCCCAGTCAGTCCATTCAAGAGTGCATTGATATCATTTCTTAAAGGGCTCATTTcatagatttctttttttttattctggaataaaagagtttgatggtgtatgtaaacattgttaaatgtaCTGTTCATGCCTCCATAcatatatttactatatatgGAAATCTAGCAGCAAATACAGCCTGTcttgaattaattgtttttgtgatgtcatgaaaaaccaATGCATGAACATATATGCTCTCATTCAGTCTATAGgagttagctagttagttatAGGAGTTACCTCCACCCATTCATCCTGATGTTCTAAGGATTGTTCCCACTCATTCTGTTTTTTGAATGATGGAAAATATAGGGGAGCCCATcagaaaagagctcatttacatatgagTCTTATAGGtacagtaagaaaaacagcccatcATACAGTataagagaagttggaaaacggtcatgtaaaatgaattgaCTTTTTGGCACATGTGTAACAAAGATGTTATCAAATTCAAGAAAacttttctgtgtctgtgtatacaTACAGACTTAGTCTTAAATCAACACTATACTTGCACTAaggtgaaaaaatagaaacaaagaagaaatgtatacattatatatatatacatatatatatatatatatatatatatatcaactgATGACAGTTTTGTGATTTTCTGTTCCAAAACACTTACTTAATTTTTACAAGACCATTTCAACCTTTTTACCCTTGGAATTAAATAGGATATTTTTGTTACtggggatggatggatattttgtAGTTTGCTGAGTAGCATCCTTCAAAGTACAGATGACACTATGAAGGAGATTGAGTACCTGTCTAATGGCTCCTGGAGAGCAgtaagagaggaaagagagagcagcAAAACTCCAGACCCTGCCCTGCTCAACCTAAGTAAGAGTACTCACTTCAAATACACACCATACGCTTTAGTATAAACATACtatatacattatatggccaaaagtatgtggactaATTATTGCATTCAaatgttttagccacacccactgctaacaggtgtataaaatcaagcacctaacTGCAATctccaaaaacaaacattggcagtagaatgggttgtactgaagagctcagtgactttaaatatggcactgtcataggatgccagtttgtgaaatttcttctcAGCTAGATCTGCTCCGGTCAACTGTAAGCACCATTATCTTGAAATTTTCCTCAATTCCCTTAGGATAGTTTAAGGTAAGGAAAACCTTCCTTGAAAGTTACCAGCtagagagagaagctgaagaTATGCCTGTGTTTTTAGGATTTTGCAGAGGAGAGTACGCCTGTGTACGTTCTTTGTGATAGAGAGAATAAAAATATTGAGAGCGCAGAGCTAATCTAGCACATTGAAAGATGACCTTGACTAAGCCACTGGTCGGTATTTACACATGCAACCAGgcactgacctcaaccccactgaatacttttgggatgaatggAACTGttgattgcgagccaggccttctgaTCCaccatcagtgcctgacctcacaaatgctgttttgactgaaggggcacaaacacccacagacacaATCTAAAATCTTGAGGAAAGTCTACCCAGGCTGTTATACGGGGGTGGGTAAACTTCATACAAACACCCATAGTTGTGGTAAGAGATGTCCAACAAACTTATATAGATGTGACAttcaggtgtccacatatttttcgCTGTATAATGTAAGTAAATTTACaaatttttaagttttaatgtgCTAATTCCATGCATGACAAAAATGTCCAGAGTAAAATGACAAATTCAGAATggatttttgatgtttttgatgtTGTGTTCATTAtttcatgttctttttttgctgTATGTCATTCTTATAAACAATTTCTCTGTAGACAGTCATGCTGTGTTGCTAGAAGATGTTGTGGACCTAACACAGTGCTCAactgatgacgatgatgatgagtGGTGATCTTTTCCAAAAGAATGCATGTATGAACTGAGAGACTACACATCTCCAACGGCACAACATGGCAGGGCACTTAGCTGTTGAAttacaaattcattttttacttcttaaatttctgttttttttccttctggtGTTACTGAGTGTCTTTCTTCATGTTGAATGTTATTTGTGCCTCTTTATATGTACACAGACTGTCAGTTGCATATAACAAGAAGAATAAAGGTTTATTTTATGTCTACCGGGCatttattaacatatttattAACTTATGTTTCCTCTTCTGCCATTCAGAATGTAAAAACCATATTTGGTAAATGTATGTTGtagcatgtatatatatgtcaCTTCAAAACATCATCTGACAGACTCTAGCCTTGCACTTACTAAAACTCAAATTCATCTACACAGCATGTCCAAACGTGTAGACATCTGCTCAGCCACGTTTTTTCAGAAATCA encodes:
- the pias4b gene encoding E3 SUMO-protein ligase PIAS4b, whose protein sequence is MVMSVELLEATHMVERLRVAELRSLLSSMGKNNKGLKKELLQRATELLQKECGPELLSAIRKLYEHRQSAIINTRRSQAFAVTPTSEVIAMPTADYLSEPNAVMDNLVPEVQMIKLPFYHTLETIVAPVPLVPSCGLKLQTSYITFCLTSSQWAQIKNSQELNSGHKSVQVVLRICYTESIGVEDDQYPPKIDVFVNGLYCLIQVRYSSLKDGLEPSRPCCPINLTPLLRKNSENSVSVTWGNYGKRYSAAVYLVRVFSSTELLEQLQNRAVASKEQCRLKICEKLCSDPENEIATTGLQVSLICPLAKTRMSVPCRAQPCAHLQCFDAEFYLQMNERKPSWTCPVCHKPAAFETLQIDSLLSSILQSTDDTMKEIEYLSNGSWRAVREERESSKTPDPALLNLNSHAVLLEDVVDLTQCSTDDDDDEW